A single Oleidesulfovibrio alaskensis DSM 16109 DNA region contains:
- the nhaA gene encoding Na+/H+ antiporter NhaA, which yields MQHHDIPGAAPQPIDKLLAPFRRFFAIEASSGILLMAATVLALAWANSGFSASYHALWSNKVTVGFGDYALSKALILWINDGLMAIFFFVVGLEIKREILAGELASPRQAALPIAAAIGGMLVPAGIYLALNGGTAAASGWGVPMATDIAFALGILSLLGDRVPLSLKVFLTAVAIVDDLGAILVIAFFYTANLSFSFLMLGFAAFAVMLLLNWLGVRRVTPYLLVGLVLWFALLKSGVHATIAGVLGAMAIPARSALAPAVLRGTARQALSVFENALQGDTPVLASQDKSHAIHHVEMLTEKAGTPLQRLEHALHPWVAWFIMPVFALANAGVTVSAEMVSMLFEPLSLGIFFGLLLGKQGGVTLAVWLLVKTGIAKLPKGVGLGMYYGIGWLAGIGFTMAIFIATLAFEDPAHIEAAKMSILCASFVAGFGGYMLMRVLLRGREPEKA from the coding sequence ATGCAACACCACGACATACCCGGGGCCGCCCCCCAGCCCATCGACAAACTGCTGGCGCCTTTCAGGCGTTTCTTTGCCATCGAGGCATCCAGCGGCATTCTGCTGATGGCCGCCACCGTGCTGGCGCTGGCATGGGCAAACTCGGGCTTTTCTGCATCGTACCATGCGCTGTGGAGCAATAAAGTAACCGTGGGCTTCGGCGACTACGCCTTGTCCAAAGCTCTTATCCTGTGGATCAACGACGGTCTGATGGCCATATTTTTCTTTGTGGTCGGACTGGAGATAAAGCGCGAAATTCTGGCGGGTGAACTGGCATCGCCCAGGCAGGCAGCGCTGCCTATTGCCGCGGCCATAGGCGGCATGCTGGTTCCCGCGGGCATTTATCTGGCGCTTAACGGCGGTACCGCTGCCGCCAGCGGCTGGGGCGTGCCCATGGCCACCGACATTGCTTTTGCCCTTGGTATTCTTTCGCTTCTGGGTGACCGTGTACCGCTTAGCCTCAAAGTGTTTCTTACGGCAGTGGCCATTGTGGATGATCTGGGTGCCATTCTGGTCATCGCATTTTTTTATACTGCAAACCTGTCGTTCAGCTTTCTCATGCTGGGGTTTGCGGCGTTTGCGGTCATGCTGCTGCTCAACTGGCTGGGCGTGCGCAGGGTAACCCCGTACCTGCTTGTGGGGCTGGTGCTGTGGTTTGCCCTGCTGAAATCCGGCGTGCATGCCACCATAGCCGGCGTGCTGGGAGCCATGGCCATACCGGCCCGCTCCGCACTGGCACCGGCTGTTCTGCGCGGTACTGCCCGTCAGGCGCTTTCCGTGTTTGAAAACGCCCTTCAGGGCGATACGCCTGTGCTTGCCAGTCAGGATAAATCGCATGCCATACATCATGTGGAAATGCTGACCGAAAAGGCGGGCACACCTTTGCAGCGGCTTGAGCATGCCCTGCATCCGTGGGTGGCATGGTTCATCATGCCTGTCTTTGCTCTTGCCAACGCAGGTGTCACCGTCAGCGCCGAAATGGTGAGTATGCTGTTTGAACCGCTTTCCCTCGGCATATTCTTCGGCCTGCTGCTGGGCAAGCAGGGCGGCGTCACGCTGGCGGTGTGGCTGCTGGTAAAGACCGGTATCGCCAAGCTGCCGAAGGGTGTCGGTCTGGGGATGTACTACGGTATCGGCTGGCTTGCCGGTATCGGCTTCACCATGGCCATTTTCATCGCCACACTGGCGTTTGAAGACCCTGCACATATTGAGGCCGCCAAGATGAGTATTCTTTGTGCCTCGTTTGTGGCCGGTTTCGGCGGGTATATGCTGATGCGTGTGCTGCTGCGCGGTCGCGAGCCTGAAAAGGCTTAG
- a CDS encoding hybrid sensor histidine kinase/response regulator, giving the protein MNRTPLKRRFTVTLMLFTLLCCALYTVTASSFMHYHNAQITSRTKRLLHALVLQRENDLANQIFVGHIRALRSTAADLQETDDVYSITVYDKSGKPLIHTRPERPLPLTGAEMAILAQGDVDARGTENGVPLLYHTSALMVIGELQGFVTVAYDLSHVRRDTILLSAMLTILLLGTVIAAGMVCCHFITQHIRRPLTALRDAMHRARSGELQHRAPIEAQDEVGRLAESFNAMVATLQRNESSLRHAQTIYRDIFENALEGIFQITGRGYLINANPALARMLGYSSVMELLAERGTTPLKSLVNRRDLARMLRMLRAKGAVDGYETRVYTKGGGITWISVSARTIAKEETGQPESFRYEGFVKDITEHRRLRELEQTRTAMIEADKAKSDFLAHMSHEIRTPMNSVLGMAEQMLRTPLSAEQKECMDVLKNSGESLLHLINDILDLTRVEGGQLALASAPFTLHAVVYGVRDMLSLQARQKNILLAATIAPDVRKNHMGDAQRLQQILVNLLGNAVKFTDNGEVSLHVSRAPDAVHDGELLFTVRDTGIGITPAEQSRLFQKFSQASTAIHSRYGGSGLGLAISRHLVDLMGGTIRLESEPGVGTTVTFTARFAAVPEETARTGHEAEQPDTAGDDATALPALTVLLAEDTPSNRAVVRMMLQDTPCTVIEAEDGQQALHLFGQYDIDVVLMDINMPVMDGMEATRQLRRQEHGSGRRTPVIALTANAFQQDIIRYRQAGCDGHLVKPVTRKALLTALQSCAGGGATHSGSGA; this is encoded by the coding sequence ATGAACCGAACCCCTCTCAAACGCAGATTCACCGTCACCCTCATGCTGTTCACCCTGCTGTGCTGTGCTCTGTACACTGTGACGGCAAGCAGTTTCATGCATTATCACAACGCCCAGATAACCTCCCGCACCAAGCGGCTGCTGCATGCTCTTGTGCTCCAGCGCGAAAATGATCTGGCAAATCAGATTTTCGTGGGACACATCCGCGCGCTGCGCAGCACCGCTGCCGACCTGCAGGAAACCGACGATGTTTATTCCATCACCGTGTACGACAAATCAGGTAAACCGCTCATACATACCCGCCCCGAACGCCCGCTGCCTCTCACCGGTGCCGAGATGGCCATCCTTGCACAGGGCGATGTGGATGCGCGCGGAACAGAAAACGGTGTCCCGCTGCTTTATCATACTTCGGCACTTATGGTCATAGGCGAACTGCAGGGATTTGTAACCGTAGCCTACGACCTGTCGCATGTACGGCGCGACACCATACTGCTGTCGGCCATGCTTACAATCCTGCTGCTGGGCACAGTGATTGCCGCGGGCATGGTGTGCTGTCATTTCATTACGCAGCACATACGCCGGCCGCTCACAGCCCTGCGCGATGCCATGCACCGGGCACGCAGCGGCGAACTGCAGCACCGCGCCCCCATCGAAGCACAGGACGAAGTGGGCCGGCTGGCGGAATCATTCAACGCCATGGTAGCCACACTGCAACGCAACGAATCGTCGCTGCGGCACGCCCAGACCATATACAGAGATATCTTTGAAAACGCGCTGGAAGGTATTTTCCAGATCACAGGCCGCGGTTATCTGATTAACGCCAACCCCGCCCTTGCACGCATGCTGGGATATTCTTCAGTAATGGAGCTGCTGGCCGAACGCGGCACAACCCCGCTTAAATCGCTGGTCAACAGACGCGATCTGGCCCGCATGCTGCGGATGCTGCGCGCAAAGGGAGCAGTGGACGGGTACGAAACCCGGGTCTACACCAAAGGCGGCGGTATCACGTGGATATCTGTTTCGGCGCGCACCATTGCAAAAGAAGAAACCGGCCAGCCGGAATCATTCCGCTACGAAGGGTTTGTCAAAGACATCACCGAACACAGACGCCTGCGCGAACTGGAGCAGACCCGCACCGCCATGATAGAAGCCGACAAGGCAAAGAGTGATTTTCTGGCGCACATGAGCCACGAAATACGCACCCCTATGAACTCGGTACTGGGCATGGCCGAGCAGATGCTGCGCACGCCGCTTTCGGCAGAACAGAAAGAATGTATGGATGTGCTGAAAAATTCCGGTGAATCGCTGCTGCACCTGATAAACGACATACTGGATCTTACACGGGTGGAAGGCGGCCAGCTGGCACTGGCCAGTGCGCCTTTTACCCTGCATGCCGTGGTATACGGCGTGCGTGACATGCTCTCGCTGCAGGCCCGTCAGAAAAACATTCTGCTGGCCGCGACCATTGCTCCCGATGTGCGCAAAAACCATATGGGCGATGCCCAGCGTCTGCAGCAGATACTGGTGAACCTGCTGGGCAACGCGGTCAAGTTTACCGACAACGGTGAAGTTTCACTGCATGTCAGCCGTGCTCCCGATGCCGTGCACGACGGAGAGCTGCTCTTCACGGTCCGGGACACAGGCATAGGCATAACCCCTGCCGAACAGAGCAGACTTTTTCAAAAATTTTCGCAGGCTTCCACAGCCATCCACAGCCGCTACGGCGGTTCGGGACTCGGGCTTGCCATATCCAGACACCTTGTGGACCTTATGGGCGGAACCATAAGACTGGAAAGCGAACCCGGGGTGGGGACAACCGTCACCTTTACCGCCCGCTTTGCAGCCGTGCCGGAAGAAACAGCACGGACCGGCCATGAGGCGGAACAGCCGGATACCGCCGGCGACGACGCAACCGCGCTGCCAGCCCTGACCGTGCTGCTGGCCGAAGACACCCCCAGCAACAGGGCCGTGGTACGCATGATGCTGCAGGACACCCCCTGCACCGTCATTGAAGCAGAAGACGGACAGCAGGCACTGCACCTCTTCGGGCAATACGATATCGATGTTGTGCTCATGGACATCAACATGCCTGTGATGGACGGCATGGAAGCCACACGGCAACTGCGCAGGCAGGAACACGGAAGCGGCAGACGCACACCGGTCATAGCGCTGACAGCCAATGCCTTTCAACAGGACATCATCAGATACAGGCAGGCAGGCTGCGACGGCCATCTGGTAAAACCCGTCACACGCAAAGCACTGCTGACTGCGTTGCAGAGCTGTGCGGGCGGCGGTGCCACGCATTCCGGTTCCGGCGCCTAA
- a CDS encoding glycosyltransferase: MVRMKILFVHPNFPAQFRHMAAALGRAEHRHEVVFITAAPHRDWSIPGVRTVRYAPDSCGGALPQQGTGAYFARCTAVGSGVFSACRALRAEGFEPDVMVAHSGWGSSYFLRDAFPQARLLSYFEWYYNAAGADVGFDPQEPVTDAMRLALRTRNAVILNDAAECDWSYTPTRWQASQFPAVARARMSVLHDGVDTGFFIPAADKAQTAAALLRGLGVAWTPRTRLVTWAGRGMEPYRGFVQVMEALPAIVAHNPDVHVLMVGEDRVCYGRRPPSGSGWKQVMLERIAPLMPAGEAVERRIHFTGALPYGVYKTVLQASDVHMYLTRPFVLSWSMLEAMSCGALLVGSDTQPVREVLTHGENGFLVPFFAPQALADTVCACLDRLDDLAPVRARARETVTGRYALARTLPAQLRMLHNLAEGKPALDGLLPVSAGRR, translated from the coding sequence ATGGTGCGTATGAAGATATTGTTCGTTCATCCCAATTTTCCGGCCCAGTTCCGCCATATGGCAGCCGCACTGGGACGGGCCGAGCACCGGCACGAGGTGGTTTTTATTACCGCTGCCCCGCATCGCGACTGGTCTATTCCCGGTGTGCGCACGGTGCGTTATGCGCCGGATTCCTGCGGCGGAGCGTTGCCGCAGCAGGGAACGGGGGCGTATTTCGCACGGTGTACCGCTGTGGGAAGCGGGGTTTTCAGCGCCTGCAGGGCGTTGCGTGCAGAAGGCTTCGAGCCCGATGTCATGGTAGCCCACTCGGGATGGGGCAGTTCATATTTTTTGCGCGACGCTTTTCCTCAGGCACGGCTGCTGTCTTATTTTGAATGGTATTACAACGCCGCGGGAGCCGATGTGGGCTTTGACCCGCAGGAGCCGGTCACGGATGCCATGCGTCTGGCGCTGCGCACCCGCAATGCTGTCATTCTCAACGATGCGGCGGAGTGCGACTGGAGCTATACCCCGACCCGCTGGCAGGCGTCGCAGTTTCCTGCCGTGGCCAGAGCGCGCATGAGCGTGCTGCATGACGGTGTGGACACGGGATTTTTTATCCCTGCCGCCGATAAAGCGCAGACCGCGGCCGCACTGCTGCGCGGGCTGGGTGTGGCGTGGACGCCGCGCACACGCCTTGTCACATGGGCGGGGCGGGGCATGGAGCCTTACCGGGGCTTTGTGCAGGTTATGGAAGCTCTGCCCGCCATCGTGGCGCACAATCCGGATGTTCATGTGCTTATGGTGGGTGAAGACCGCGTGTGTTACGGCAGGCGGCCGCCGTCGGGTAGCGGCTGGAAACAGGTCATGCTGGAGCGGATAGCGCCGCTGATGCCCGCCGGAGAAGCTGTGGAGCGGCGGATTCATTTTACCGGCGCACTGCCGTACGGCGTGTACAAAACGGTGTTGCAGGCTTCCGATGTGCATATGTACCTGACACGGCCTTTTGTGCTGTCGTGGTCAATGCTGGAAGCCATGAGCTGCGGAGCGTTGCTTGTCGGATCGGACACGCAGCCTGTGCGCGAGGTGCTGACCCACGGCGAAAACGGTTTTCTGGTGCCTTTTTTTGCTCCGCAGGCTCTGGCCGATACGGTGTGCGCATGCCTTGACCGGCTGGATGATCTGGCGCCCGTGCGTGCACGCGCGCGGGAAACCGTGACAGGGCGTTACGCTCTTGCGCGCACTTTGCCAGCCCAGCTGCGCATGCTGCATAATCTTGCAGAAGGAAAACCTGCGCTGGACGGCCTGCTGCCGGTTTCCGCAGGGCGGCGGTGA
- a CDS encoding ABC transporter substrate-binding protein, producing the protein MGGRSTVYSVRYRAADVLTAALLAVLCLAAALPAFAGGRQGPAVLGIAAVSPVTDPAEVSFQHGVRVAVAVFNSLGGLMGQPIRTVLIPLGSSPLEARHAARQLVHTPPLGIIGPSASTQALAMAEVLDRARIPTITPSASHPLVIRGRPYIFRICNGDTANANAMARFITRHLGLSRVAVITNISSDYSISMSESFVDEAIRQGGEVVWRGQYLDRQQDFSVIIHQLLRLKPECVFLPDFMRSSGLFMQQAAGMGLKTVFAGGDAWDATLPRYAAAAAENAYYMAQWIPEEPAGAAKNHHDRCRGHITPMRAFCKAPWLLARTHALRYLGRDFAGSLEALGYDAACVLLAAARRAGSCDPRAVREALAQTYWHGLTGPLHFDADGAPPPGPVHILQLRNGSARPVQTVTLSPREAQ; encoded by the coding sequence ATGGGGGGACGCAGTACGGTATATTCTGTCCGGTACAGGGCCGCAGATGTTCTGACGGCAGCCCTGCTGGCTGTGCTGTGCCTTGCGGCTGCTCTTCCGGCCTTTGCCGGCGGCAGACAGGGTCCGGCAGTGCTGGGCATAGCCGCCGTATCCCCCGTGACCGACCCCGCCGAAGTATCTTTCCAGCACGGAGTGCGTGTTGCCGTGGCCGTGTTCAACTCTCTGGGCGGACTCATGGGGCAGCCGATACGCACCGTGCTCATTCCGCTGGGGTCTTCTCCGCTGGAAGCACGCCATGCCGCCAGACAACTGGTGCATACACCGCCGCTGGGCATCATCGGGCCGTCTGCCAGCACGCAGGCCCTTGCCATGGCCGAAGTGCTGGACCGCGCGCGTATACCCACCATCACGCCTTCGGCATCCCACCCGCTTGTCATCCGCGGCAGGCCGTACATTTTCCGCATCTGCAACGGCGACACAGCCAACGCCAACGCCATGGCGCGGTTCATCACGCGGCATCTGGGACTTTCACGCGTGGCCGTCATAACCAACATCAGCAGCGATTACAGCATTTCCATGTCGGAATCGTTTGTGGATGAAGCCATCAGGCAGGGCGGTGAAGTCGTCTGGCGGGGACAATATCTGGACCGTCAGCAGGATTTTTCCGTCATTATACACCAGTTGCTGCGACTGAAGCCGGAATGCGTCTTCCTGCCCGACTTCATGCGTTCCAGCGGACTGTTCATGCAGCAGGCCGCCGGCATGGGGCTGAAGACAGTATTTGCAGGGGGCGATGCATGGGACGCCACCCTGCCCCGCTACGCGGCCGCCGCTGCGGAAAATGCCTATTATATGGCACAATGGATACCCGAAGAACCGGCCGGTGCCGCAAAAAATCATCATGACCGGTGCCGCGGGCATATCACTCCCATGCGTGCATTCTGCAAGGCACCGTGGCTGCTGGCCCGCACCCATGCCTTGCGTTATCTGGGCAGAGACTTTGCCGGCAGTCTGGAAGCGCTGGGCTACGATGCGGCCTGTGTGCTGCTGGCCGCCGCCCGCCGTGCGGGTTCGTGCGACCCGCGCGCGGTGCGCGAAGCTCTGGCGCAGACTTACTGGCACGGGCTGACCGGTCCGCTGCACTTTGACGCCGACGGTGCACCGCCCCCCGGACCTGTTCATATCCTGCAGCTGCGCAACGGTTCAGCCCGGCCGGTACAGACTGTCACGCTTTCCCCGCGGGAGGCTCAATGA
- a CDS encoding glycosyltransferase family 92 protein, translated as MPDYQAGLCAIVKDEDLYLEEWLHYHRLLGFEHFILFDNESARPLRDTLRHHIESGLVTVHEVAGRSMQIPSYRQCLQQHGARFRWLAFFDLDEFLVLKAHQDVRLFLAEYNDYAAVALHWVPFGSGGHIVRPHGLVIENYTQTLRDEQKRLHVKCIVRPDRTTDVRDPHCFRFCAGSHCVDENRMPVTNALAPFTAGTAQLNHYHYKSQQDYEEKMNKGRADNFALSSSRSLQEFYEQAAEDGAKDYTALRRAPLVHAAVKGPLTSATQHITLRQVNGMKLYEIVEHIRDSLTRGDAAGALLYVILAEERYGQVPEYLHAATLALLAAGRPEAALATACTLIRVQPSAPSYYQLFLTQLKNGQKEAAAATGLYLKHTYDIFNMPPDATLAELQRHDKALGLGIWPADAATV; from the coding sequence ATGCCAGACTACCAAGCCGGATTATGCGCCATAGTCAAAGACGAAGACCTGTATCTGGAAGAGTGGCTGCACTATCACCGGCTGCTCGGATTCGAGCATTTCATATTGTTTGATAATGAAAGCGCCCGTCCGTTGCGCGACACGCTGCGGCACCATATCGAATCAGGGCTGGTCACCGTGCATGAGGTTGCCGGCAGAAGCATGCAGATTCCCAGCTACAGGCAATGCCTGCAGCAGCACGGTGCCCGCTTCCGCTGGCTGGCGTTCTTTGATCTCGACGAATTTCTGGTACTGAAAGCCCATCAGGATGTCCGGCTGTTTCTGGCAGAATACAACGACTATGCCGCCGTGGCCCTGCACTGGGTTCCTTTCGGGTCCGGAGGGCACATCGTGCGGCCGCACGGGCTGGTCATCGAAAATTATACCCAGACACTGCGGGATGAACAGAAAAGGCTGCATGTCAAATGCATCGTACGGCCCGACCGCACAACCGATGTCCGCGACCCGCACTGCTTCCGCTTCTGCGCGGGCAGCCACTGCGTGGACGAAAACCGCATGCCCGTCACTAACGCGCTGGCCCCTTTCACCGCCGGCACTGCGCAGCTGAACCACTACCACTACAAATCACAGCAGGATTATGAAGAAAAAATGAACAAAGGAAGGGCGGATAATTTTGCCCTCAGCAGCAGCCGCAGCCTGCAGGAATTTTATGAACAGGCAGCCGAAGACGGCGCAAAGGACTACACGGCACTGCGGCGTGCCCCTCTGGTGCATGCCGCGGTCAAAGGACCGCTGACTTCCGCAACGCAGCACATCACCCTGCGGCAGGTTAACGGCATGAAGCTGTATGAAATTGTCGAACACATCAGAGACAGCCTGACCCGCGGTGATGCGGCCGGTGCGCTGCTGTACGTCATTCTGGCCGAAGAGCGCTACGGACAGGTACCTGAATATCTGCATGCCGCCACGCTGGCACTGCTTGCGGCGGGCAGACCCGAAGCCGCTCTTGCCACAGCCTGCACGCTCATACGCGTGCAGCCTTCGGCGCCGTCTTACTACCAGCTGTTTCTCACCCAGCTGAAAAACGGACAAAAAGAAGCCGCGGCAGCCACAGGCCTGTACCTGAAGCATACATACGACATTTTCAATATGCCGCCCGATGCAACGCTGGCTGAGCTGCAACGGCATGACAAAGCGCTGGGGCTGGGCATCTGGCCCGCAGACGCCGCAACCGTCTGA
- the purT gene encoding formate-dependent phosphoribosylglycinamide formyltransferase, producing the protein MTVIGTPLSPVRTRIMLLGSGELGKEVAIEAMRLGAEVVAVDRYAGAPAMQVAHRSHVISMLDADALRRLIAEERPDFVVPEIEAIATDVLEELESDSLTVVPTARAARLTMNREGIRRLAAEELGLRTSPYRFAQTEDEYRRAVEELGMPCVVKPVMSSSGKGQSVVRSADDIADAWTYAQSGGRAGGGRVIVESFVDFDYEITLLTVRHCNGTSFCEPIGHRQEDGDYRQSWQPQPMSAAALEQARHMAQAVTQALGGYGLFGVELFIKGDTVWFSEVSPRPHDTGLVTIASQNLSEFALHVRAVLGLPVPVIRQYGPAASSVILAEGSSARTRFGNLQEALGEPDTSLLLFGKPEVQGRRRMGVALALGETVEQAVEKACRVSDAVKVML; encoded by the coding sequence ATGACAGTCATCGGTACCCCTTTAAGTCCTGTTAGAACCAGAATAATGCTGCTCGGCTCCGGCGAGCTGGGCAAAGAGGTCGCCATTGAGGCAATGCGGCTGGGAGCGGAAGTTGTGGCGGTGGACCGCTATGCCGGTGCTCCCGCCATGCAGGTGGCCCACCGCTCGCACGTTATTTCCATGCTGGACGCGGATGCGTTGCGGCGGCTTATTGCCGAAGAACGCCCTGACTTTGTGGTGCCGGAGATAGAGGCCATCGCCACGGACGTGCTGGAAGAACTGGAAAGTGATTCTCTTACCGTGGTGCCGACGGCCCGCGCCGCCCGCCTGACCATGAACAGAGAAGGCATACGCCGTCTGGCTGCGGAAGAGCTGGGGCTCAGAACTTCCCCGTACCGCTTTGCGCAGACAGAGGATGAATACCGCCGCGCAGTGGAGGAGCTGGGCATGCCCTGTGTGGTCAAGCCGGTCATGAGCTCTTCGGGCAAAGGTCAGAGCGTGGTGCGCAGTGCGGATGACATCGCAGATGCGTGGACGTATGCCCAGTCCGGCGGCAGAGCCGGCGGCGGACGGGTCATCGTCGAATCATTCGTCGATTTTGATTACGAGATCACACTGCTTACCGTGCGGCACTGCAACGGTACTTCTTTCTGCGAGCCCATCGGCCACAGGCAGGAAGACGGAGACTACCGTCAGTCGTGGCAGCCGCAACCCATGAGCGCGGCCGCGCTGGAGCAGGCCCGGCATATGGCGCAGGCCGTGACACAGGCGCTGGGCGGTTACGGATTGTTCGGGGTGGAGCTGTTCATCAAAGGTGATACCGTCTGGTTCAGCGAGGTGTCCCCGCGGCCTCATGATACAGGGCTTGTTACGATAGCTTCTCAGAATCTTTCGGAATTTGCGCTGCATGTGCGTGCCGTTCTGGGGCTGCCGGTGCCGGTCATCCGCCAGTACGGGCCCGCTGCATCCAGCGTTATTCTGGCAGAAGGCAGTTCTGCCCGGACCCGCTTCGGTAATCTGCAGGAAGCGCTCGGCGAGCCGGATACTTCTCTGCTGCTGTTCGGCAAGCCGGAAGTGCAGGGCCGCAGACGCATGGGGGTGGCTCTGGCTCTGGGCGAAACAGTGGAGCAGGCTGTGGAAAAGGCGTGCCGCGTTTCAGACGCCGTCAAGGTCATGCTGTAA